CTTGCTCATTTTTTGGGTCGGATCGTCAAGTCCCATGACGCGAGCGCCTAATTTCGGCACGATCGGTTCGGGAATTTTGAAGGTGTCGCCGTAAATTTTATTGAATTTTTTGGCGATTGTTCTGGTCAATTCCACGTGCTGGATTTGGTCCTCTCCCACGGGCACGACATCAGTGCCATAGAGTAAAATGTCGGCCGCCATCAGCACCGGATAATCAAACAGGCCGGTATTGATGTTTTCTTTGTGCTTTTGGGACTTGTCTTTGAATTGCGTCATGCGCTCCAGCTCGGCCATTGGCGTGATGGTGTTTAATATCCAGGCCAGCTCGGCGTGCTCAGGCGCTTGCGATTGAATGAACAGTGAGCATTTTTTAGGATCAAGGCCGGCGGCGAGATAGAGCTTTGCCAAATTATAGGTATTTCTTTTCAGCTTTTCCGGATCTTGATAAACCGTCAAAGCATGCAAATCAACGATGCAAAACAAACAATCATACTCATTGATGAATTTGATCCAATTTTTGATGGCGCCGAAATAATTGCCCAGATGAATTACGCCGCTCGGCTGAATGCCGCTGAAGACTCTTTTCATATTACGAATTATTACTTCTAATAAGCTAGCCTTGGTTTTAGGTTTTGTGAATCGTTACGAATGATTACAAATACGTTTATGTTACGAATTACAATATTCTATTTAGCTTTCAGGTTATTTGTTACGAATTACAATATTCTCAGGCATAAAGCTATAGGTGAATGTAATTTGGAAAAATGCTCCATGATACGTGATCCATGATCTATGGTAACGTCTCGTAATAATATTTTACCAAATCCAAGCCTCATTTGTCGAGGAAATTAAACTTCAATGACCACGGGCAAAATCATGGGTCGGCGTTTGGTTTTTTTGAACAAAAACGCGCCGATTTCATTTCTCAGCCTGTTCTTTATGTCATTGGCATCTGCCGGAGTGTTGTCGTTGTTGTCCTTGGCTATTTTTTTCACCAGCGCGCGAGCCGCTTCGACCAATTCTTTGCTTTCTTTCATGTAAATGAAGCCTCTGGAAATAATATCCGGACTGCCGATCAGCGCGCCCGATCTTTTGCTGAGGGTGGCGATGACGACAAACATGCCGTCTTCCGACATTTGTCGGCGATCGCGCAAAACTATATTGCTGACGTCGCCCACGCCCAGTCCGTCAACCATGACGTATTCGGTGGGCACTCGTTCTTTGGTCAGATTTCCCTTGGCTTGCCCGCCTTGTCTGGCGAATTCAATCACTTGGCCGTTATCGGCCACCAGAATGTTTTCTTTGGGCATGCCCAGTTGTTCGGCTATGTCGGCGTTGGCTTTGAGCATGTAGTGATTGGCTTCGATTGGGATATAATATTCGGGTTTCAATAATCTGATCATCATTTTCAAGTCTTCTTGCATGGCGTGTCCGCCGGCGTGGACATCCATCAATTGGTAATGATAAACCTTGGCGCCTTGTCTGGCGAAGGTATCCTTTAAGCTTTGGATGGTCCTTTCATTTCCGGGAATGACCGAAGAAGAGAAAATAATCGTATCGCCTTTGGCCACGGTCAGGAATCGATGATCGTTGTTGGCGATTCTCATCAAAACGGCATTGCTTTCTCCTTGCGCGCCGGTGCCGACGATCACTTGCTTGCTCTGCGGCAATTTCATGAAGTCATTTTGTTCGACAATGGTGCCGGGTTTTATTTTCATGTAGCCAAGTTCGGTGGCGATGTCGACGTTGGAGATCATACTGCGGCCGTCGAGATAAATTTTTCTGCCGAGCTTTTCGCAAATACTGATGATTTGCTGAACGCGATTTAATGACGAAGCGAATGTGCCCACGATAATTCTGCCCGGCGCGTCCGCGAATATTTTGCTGATATCTTCCGATACTTTGCTTTCGGAAATTTGATAACCCGGTTTTTCCGCGTTGGTGCTGTCCGCCATCAACGCCATTACGCCTCTGGCGCCGAATTGGGCGATGCGGTTCAAATCCGCGGGCTTGTCGTTGATCGGGTTAAAGTCGATTTTAAAATCTCCCGTGTGAATGATATTGCCGACCGGCGTCGAAATGAAC
The genomic region above belongs to Candidatus Bipolaricaulota bacterium and contains:
- the trpS gene encoding tryptophan--tRNA ligase → MKRVFSGIQPSGVIHLGNYFGAIKNWIKFINEYDCLFCIVDLHALTVYQDPEKLKRNTYNLAKLYLAAGLDPKKCSLFIQSQAPEHAELAWILNTITPMAELERMTQFKDKSQKHKENINTGLFDYPVLMAADILLYGTDVVPVGEDQIQHVELTRTIAKKFNKIYGDTFKIPEPIVPKLGARVMGLDDPTQKMSKSAKSELNYIAMTDTPEVVRKKIMKAVTDSGSDIVYAKDKPALSNLLTIYHLVSGEEIKEIEKKYKGAAYSEFKKDLAEKIIEFLVPIQERMRNVDDKEAQKILGQGLREAKKISEKTLARVKKNIGLIINE
- a CDS encoding ribonuclease J, with protein sequence MRQKTTQAPSARKRWVPRPSLNKLRLIVLGGLEEVGRNMTAIEYGNDIIIIDLGLQFPEENMPGIDFIIPDITYLKDKVKKIKGVIITHGHYDHIGAVSYLIPELGNPTIYTAKLTAGIIQKRHEEFHTGKLNIQMVDPEKDAIQLGKFKVEFFRVNHNIPDSFGVFISTPVGNIIHTGDFKIDFNPINDKPADLNRIAQFGARGVMALMADSTNAEKPGYQISESKVSEDISKIFADAPGRIIVGTFASSLNRVQQIISICEKLGRKIYLDGRSMISNVDIATELGYMKIKPGTIVEQNDFMKLPQSKQVIVGTGAQGESNAVLMRIANNDHRFLTVAKGDTIIFSSSVIPGNERTIQSLKDTFARQGAKVYHYQLMDVHAGGHAMQEDLKMMIRLLKPEYYIPIEANHYMLKANADIAEQLGMPKENILVADNGQVIEFARQGGQAKGNLTKERVPTEYVMVDGLGVGDVSNIVLRDRRQMSEDGMFVVIATLSKRSGALIGSPDIISRGFIYMKESKELVEAARALVKKIAKDNNDNTPADANDIKNRLRNEIGAFLFKKTKRRPMILPVVIEV